gtgacattaccaataagtttgatgtgtcacatggccctcttcctattgaaaaaacaaaagttgtatccaagatggccgacttctaaatggccaccatggtcaccaccatcttgaggagtttgcccctcacatatactaatgtgccacaaacaggactttaatatcaccaaccatttccattttattacggtgtatccatataaatggcccaccctgtatgtTTTAGTGATATAACTTGTTGAAGTCAGTCTAAGATATTCTGATACACTATGTCAGGTCTTTTCTTAATATGGGGATTTAGATACTTTCCAAGTGTTTTATGGTTGACTTGAATCCTTAAAACTGAAAGATTACTAAATAACTATGTAAGGATTGTGCTCTTTCTCTCGCACCACTTCCAACAGGGTTTAACATAAAGGCATTCTGGGAACCAATCAGTCTGTCTACTGACCAACTTTGATGAGCTTTATCTGATGGTCCTTGTTTACAAATAGTTGTTAGACATGTTTAAAAAGAGATGAAGTTTTTCAGATTGTATTTAGGTAAAGGCATGACCTCCATTGTTTTCTGCACAGACTGTTTGCTTGTATGAGACCAAAGCATTCTAAAATGGGATTGGTCAGTAAAACTCAGAGTACAAGCAGATTATAaatgaaaatcaaaaaaattacacaacCAAAAGTAATATCCCTCCCTTACAAATTCTGCATAGAGATTTGGATAAGGGTAAGGTGGTGGGGATGGAGTCAGCACAGCAGGCTAAGGACAGAGGCTTCATGGCAAGCTGTTTGACAGTTAAAGGCATCTATGTGCTCATGCAGGTCACAGGCAGTTACATTGCattatataaaatttaaaaagtaaaagtgctACTTACTAattgtgatttattttatgcatGTATACAAACTATGcacgtttatttatttagttttgtgaCTAAACAACTTcatgtgtatatttttataaACTGTGATGAACCAGAGGTTCAAGCGAGATGcagacccaaaagcagactcaaAAACCCACTTAACTTTTCAGAAGCCTTTATTTACACAGCGAGAGTGGAATCTGGCTAAACATGAATACACATGAGGAGACACCAGCAGAGAGCAGGTCATCACAAGGAGTCACTGGCGGAGAATGCGAGCGGAACGAGAACTCTGAAACAGAGGAGAGGAAGATTACTGGACTGGTAAGGTGATAGAGAAAAGCTGGAGGTGAGTACTGACTGAAGGGAGTTTTGCAGGCCAAGATTTAGACGCTTCGATACCTGTGGGAGTGTCCAGAGCAGGGCATGAGCACTGAAAACAGTGGAAAGTCTGTTTTCCCAGATTCTCCAGAGGGGTCTAGTAGAGGCATGATGGGCAGGAGGGCATGCAGGTAAGCAAGGTTATGGATTCTTGCTGAGAGCAATTTGCAGGTGAGGAAAGCAGGCAGGACCAGTGCTAGAAAAAGAATGGCAACAGAGGGTCGATCTGGGAGACTGCGACCAGGAGCTAAAGCGCATAGACACAAAGTTACACATGAAGAAACCTGCGATGAAGCTAAACATAAGGGAGGCCTAGTGATCACTAAGAGGTAGTAGGATGAACTGGTGATAAGTGGGAGGCAAAAGAAAGAACCCTCTTGCTGATTGCTCATGGATAAGATACAGGTGAGACACCAGAAGCACTGGAAAATCCCTAGACACTCTCACGAACCATGACATAAATCACATCACATATATCTCACAtctgttttttccatttttcttacAGAACATGAGTATATTTTCTGCAATTAAAAAAactgtataaaattaaaatgttaatatattatcatttaaaataaagacgATCAGAAAAATGTACTTTGACGTATTGAGCATGTGCAGTATATTGTCAATATATTGACCAACGTACTTAAACATCACAAAACTCAAAGAAAAAGATCAGGATAAAAGCAACAacaaatttttaaaactgcagtaCAATGTAGTCAACAATCATTCATTTTAAGTGAGATGAATGTTTATCTCTATATTCAACACGTTGCATCCTATGAGTGTTATTGAGTCAAACTACACTAGCAAAAAtgtcagacaaaaaaataaatccctAAAAATCCCCAATAATATTTCCATGAAAACACTTTGTGTGAATATACATGAAAAAACTGCAGATTTTTCCACAATAATCCAGAATGCTTATGTGTCTGTTCAGGTCTGTGtcattattttacagttttctgtaaaGTGCTAATCAGATGACACAgtgttttaattgttattgcAGAATTTTATGATTTGCTTAACAATAAGCAAAGATTCAGATAGATACTCTATTTTTTAAGACTCTCAGGAGAGCGCTTCGTATTTCTTTTGTATACAACCCATATACGATTGGATTCAGAAGTGGAGGTACAATAAATATTAACATGCCCATTATCTTTTGCATGTCAACTGAGACATTTTTGAACCTGTGAGATAAAATCGTGAATGTTCCCACAACCTCAAACATGACCAGTATAACTAACTGTGCAACACACGTGTTGACAGCTTTTGCCTTTGCTTCTGATTTCCTTGTAACCACACATGTGATGAGAATTTTAACATAGGAATACGCCTGAATGGATATGCTTACAACTTGTATAACAGCAGTGTTAAACAGGCCTATAATATTATTGACTGTTGTGTTTCCACATGTCAGCTTCAGGAGAGATGGGTTATCACAAAACACATTCAGAACAGCATATTTGCATCTGGGAAGTCTTGTCTGCAAAGAGAACAGTGATACAATCAAGACAAAGTCGAGCCCCCAAACTAGTGCAATGATACAACTAGTAACTCTTGGTGTCATGACAGAGCTATAGCGTAGGGGCATGCAAATAGCAACATAACGGTCAAAGGACATTGCTGCAAGGATAAACAAAATGCCACCACCATACATGTGGAGCAGGAATGCCTGTAAAACACAGAGAAGATGGTGtattttgtgtgtctctgtaacAATATCTGACAGTACTTTTGGTAACATTGCAGATAGTCCTATGAGATCATTGAGTGGAAGACTAAATAGGATGAAATACATGGGTTTGTGAAGGTTTCTGTTCAATATGATTAAAGCCAACAAAGTCAGGTTGCAGGAAAttccaaaaatataaatgaagatGCCAAGAAAAAATATAGGATACTTTCCTCCAGGTGGGATAACAAATGGATCAAGGGTTAACTCGGAACTAAATTCAAAGGACTGGTTTTCCATTTTAAACTtaagaagttaaaaaaagacaactgTGAATTCACATTACTAAACATTGTTactgaaatattttttacattattgtTAAAATTAAGTCAATATTTACGTAAATCAAGCACGCCATTTTTCAAATGTAATGTTGCCTAAAGTGCTCAGAACTGTTGTGCTTCTCTTGCTTTATTGAAGTCACCATAACCAGAACATGTATACGTCACCCCGTGACATGTATACTTCTGGGATTATCAACGGATTTACAAAGACGGAATAATATTTTTGTTAGGTTTGTATTCAGTATCCAAAAAAAGtactacatttttttccctaatTTAGCTAAATAAACTAATATTAAGGGTATTGCTGTTAAAATAACTACCAGTAAATTGCAGGCTAAATGTAGGAAACATAAGGAATAAACTCAAATGATTtaggtaaaaaaagaaaaatctcttCCGACACAAAACAGTCTGTTTGTTCCTGTTATGTATATGAGACTTTATGATAACCAGTGCCTTTTATCACAGCAGTACCTTTCAGTTGAAGGTGAGATGGGTTAGAaagtttttttcagtttttactgaTGTTAGATTTCTTTAACCTTTGctttaggtttaaaaaaaatattaattctaataTATGTTGTTTGAATTTCAAATGGTGAGCAATAAAGTCTATTATCAATGTAAAGATATGTTGGCGTATAGTCCTACAAATAATACTTTAGAAGTATTTCTCTCAACTGAtcttctgtttaatgtgttttataaCATAAATGCTGTGTATAAGAATACCTTGTACCATAATGTACAGTTACAGAAATAATACAATTATATTTCAGCTCTGTGATAAAACTATTATGTAACTGGAACCACTTTAACTGGGCAGAATTACATCAGCCAAATGCCTGATTACTTtgtcaaaacatatttttaatgagCCCCTTAGAAGTTTGATTAATTGATGTGTTATTAACTGtctcacattttaattaatccCTGGACAAATGCTAAACCTAGTCTAGAATGATATACTGTTTTATTTGCTAATGaggattgtttttaataatactCCTGGGAGGTGTGTATGACTCGGATGTTTACAAGTTGTTAAGTGGAGTTGCATTTAACATAACAATGTGtgaacatttgattttttttaaactttaatcacTGACTGTGAAATGAAGTAAATTATTTTAACACTTTGGATGCTATAACactgtttattatttttcataaatatataaattattataataaatgattattttttaaatacattaattTGCAGTGTAGGAACAACAGTTCCTTCTGACATGAtaatttattaatattaaaataaaatgttttacagaaaatgcagaaagacaaaaaagtatGTTTAGTGATTACAATGTTTGGCCTTTCCAGAAAGTATGAAAGAATACTAATTGAAACAGAGCTCTGAGGTGATCACAGCAGGCAATGGGGAACAAGGACCATTTTAACTCACACAAAAGGGCAGTAAGGACATTAGGACTAATCATCTTCCCCTGGGAAATGGACATGATGAACCCTTGAGCTGCTTTGATATTTCATTTGACCCACTTTTTACATTATTTGCCCTTTTTTTAGTACTGATCCGCATAAAAGGGCATGGGTTAAGTTTACTGTCTCGGGCCTTTCTATGTAAGGTTAAGGTATTTTTCTGCTTCATTGTTTATTTGAGTGGTTGACTTATCTGATGACACAGTTCATTGGAACATAAACATATTCACATTTGGGGAATTTGAAATTGCCCCAGTGAAAGTCCCTGGTTCATTTTCAGATGTTAGTGTAGATGTGAAATATTGAAAAATGTCAGTTTAGAGGCtaatttcctgtttgtttgttttttaacatgtgCTTATCCCTTTATAGAGCACTCATTGAAATATATTGAAAATCATGGAAATACATGGAAAGAGGCAGGGTAAACCCTGGACTCCAGTTTGCCACAgggtcctttttttcttttatgtaattcagtcaaaactaaataaatcatAGGTGCACAAAGGAACTTTAtagcaggtccttcctcccagCAGACTTTATAGACTTTATAACCATCACTCTGCATATTATCAAATACAGTGCTGCCATTTCTATGCCACAAATTTCACTAATTTTTAGAattccaacacaaacacacctgtCTCAACATTTAGAGTCACTTTTGAgcatacatttttttctttgtttgtttgttttttgatattATGGCCACAAGTGTGCGATTAGGTAGGGgccaaaaaagaacaaaaacatttttccctAATTGTGAAAGAACACTGAAGCTTGAaatgctccagaccattacagattACTGACCATTACTGACATGTGGAAACACTGTGGTCAGATACAATAATTTAACTATCTGTCACACAATCTGATCTTTGTTGATTAGCTGGGAGAAATCAATGTGGTTCTACAACCTCACAATCAGTCACCTTAAACCAACCCTTGCATTTTTTATTATACAATTGCAAATGACTTATAGTTCCTTCTCAGAGCCCCCATTATCTGCTTATACATAATCACTTACAAACTCATGCCAGTGTCAGAATGATACAAATGATCTTCTGTTTGTGAATTTTGTTGactttattgttcatttttgttttttaaattttgatataATATTAGGCCTAACTTAAaagtattatttatttgttattttattaagTGTGTTAAGCTGTGTCAGCAGATATGTTTATAACACTTGGTTACACTTGGTGGTAATGATAAATCCATATAGAAGAAGTCCACATTGTTTCCAAACCCCATTGCTTTGTTCATGTGTCTGGAAGGACCGCAGGTGGAGTGCAGGTCACAAACATAAAgtgaaaagttaaaaaagtaCAATTTTTACAGATAATACACACTGACCGTTATTTAAGGTCCTCattcttgttaataatttaaaatgtgcttgttaacttttttcttcttttgaagGGTATGGCAGGAAAAGTTTGAGCTTTTATTCTTAACACCCATGCATCTAGACAAGAATTAAATATCAAGCTCCATATTAATTCATGTGGGAATCTATAAGGAGCCCTTGATAAATATAGAACTGCAGCAGAAATGGAGAAGCCAGTAAATTCAAATCAAATGTTACACCGTGAAGATAAAAGTCACTGAGCTGTAGCTGCTGATGGGATTCCCTCCTCCACAGCCAAGGTACAAAACACTAGCAGCTGAAAACACTGTGACTTCACATTGTTGTAGGTTTTGTTGagcatttattttgtatttttttcaaaaatctgcattttcacTTTAAAATGTTGGTACCTTTATCGTTAGTTTATGTTGAAGGTTTTATGGTGTCAATTTTAGttcctgttgttgttattacacaccatatttgaaaatgaatgaaaaatggtTTTTATGCAAGAGAAGAATTTGATTACTGAATATTTCAGTTAAAggtaatgtgtttttaaaagtgcaatttaatataattttgtgtttgtttttctttttttgttattgtgaggcatttttaatcatattttatttttattgatgtTTTTTCCAGGGAGAAAAGAAAGTGTAATAAGTATGTGCATTCATCTTTAACATACTGGGACACTTATCATGTTTCATTGtcaatgttttctcttttaggTTTCCCATTAAGTAAAgagaatggaaaaaaacaaaacagtttcaaCTGATATTCTGGAGGTCCAAGGTTTTGACATTTCTCCAGAGTCAACGTAtcctctctttttcttactGCTCTTTGTTTACTTCACCCTGCTTTTTTCTAACATTGGAGTCCTTGTGCTTATCATCTCTCAGAAGAGTTTGCACCAGCCAATGTACTTTCTGTTTTGTAACCTGTCTGTCAATGATCTCATAGGTAACACAGTCCTGCTGCCTCAGCTGATGGCTCACATCTTGGCAACTGAACGGTTTATCACCTACAAACAGTGTGTGGTTCAGGCTTTTCAAAGTCACACATTTGGATCAGCTTCACATATGATCCTCATCATTATGGCAATTGATAGATATGTAGCGATATGCCACCCCTTAAGATATAGTTCCATTATGACAACCAGAACTGTGGTTGGGCTGTCCGCAGCTGCCTGGGGCGTGTCAGTAGTGCTTGTGTCTATATTAATAGGTCTTACTGTGAGGCTGTCCCGCTGCAGATCCACTATACAAAATGCTTATTGTGACAACGCATCACTATTCAAGCTTTCTTGTGAGGACGTGTCCATAAACAACATCTATGGACTCTTTttcactgtgctgctgtttactAGTTCAATTGCAAGCATAGCTGCCACCTATTTTAGAATTGCTCTCATTTGCTggattaagaaaaacaaagacttgAATAACAGAGCACTGCAAACATGTGCAAGTCACCTTGTTCTTTATCTGATCATGCTCTGGTCAGGATttttaacaattatattgcATCGTTTCCCAAATTACCCAGACTTAAGGAAAATTGCatatgttttatttcatgttgtCCCTGCTAATTTGAATCCAATAATTTATGGAATGCAAACGAGATCATTAAGACATAAAATTACTGAAATACTGAAAAGAAAAGTGACTCCATCCTAATATTTTTAATCTTCAATTTacaatactaataataatacattttatttataggcatTTTTAAATACCCGGAAGGTCACCTTACATtagtacaaaataaataaataaaataaggctTGAATCTAGGTACATGTATTATTAAAAGTTTTCATTGGTTGCAGCTAAAAGGTACCTATTTTagattaaccttttttttttaacttaagttCCAGTTGCTTTTGAAAAGTCTTTCAACAGCTCAAAAACAATGACAACAGCATAAAATGACAAGACATCAGAATGACTGACACATTAATTTTCCTCCCACCCATGTATTAAAATCTAAATGTTTTCTACCaaccatttttttaaagtggggCCAGGCCTACACACTTCTATTGATTGATTGCTGAAAAGCCATTAAAATAATATCTATGACagagcataaaataaataaaaaagtcctTATAATCAGTATCACTATGGATGTATTTGGAGCTGAGTAATGCATTTGTTTTCAGTAAGCTTGTGGGGGGTTTTCTGTGTAGTCATTGTTAATAACTTACAACCCAAAACTTATGCTCAAAAAGTTAGTaatgtttttttactttaatagaGTATAACaatacaaaatgtatttattgtacATATACCAATAGGGaatatattttcagttgtttatcATGTACCCTTGCAACTATTATTTTCCATCTAACGCTAACTGAAGCTTCTGAAGCTTCTTTTTTACATCCTATTAAATAACAAAAGGCTTTTAGAGTTTTTAACTAATTTTACTCATAAAAGCCAACTAAGATTACTGTGTGGCtaaagataaaaagaaatgCCAGTGATAAAATATTTCCTTGGTGAATCCCTGTTTGGATCAACTTAATTGATTCAGTTCTTCATTCTAATCCATTATCAACACTGTTCTGTATTGTTTGGCATCATTGTGTGCAAGGAGTTGTCTTTCACACCTTCAGGATTAGGACCATCAGATAGAAGGAAAGTATTTTTTACCAAAAAtatatttctgatttttttttttttttttaaaaaaaggtaccATTGTAATCCCCCTAAAATACTTTCCTTGTCTTTCTGCATGCCTCATGCACCTGGATTATCCAGGTCAGATTATTTTTCCATGGCATTTTACTGTAATTCTTCTCTACCTTTGTGTGACATTGCATTGTAGTGCATTTCCTACCAGTTTAGAACAGAGTACTGCTGACTAAGCATTGAGACTATTTTCCTTTCTGGTGGAGATTAAAGAGGGTTATCCCTCTCTAAAACATATAGATGAGGGATTATACCAAGAGCTAAGCTAATGGCTGCAAACTATGAGATTTCATAGTTAATGCATAAGCcttacaccagcagcagcatcataAACATGTTATATGTTTTACAGAAACTGGTAACACAATTTCCAACAAAGGATCTTGTGCTAGTATAATTATTTTATACCCATACCAGCTGTTATATTTTCAtggatttttaaatgtatttaaaaatttaGTCAAACAATCCATGTACAGCATTAAAACAGCACTGAAACCCTCTCAGGGTTCACTGGAGTCCTTACTTTCTCAGGACACCACCAAAACTATAGTAACTGCTTTTACTTAACTGCTTTGTCAGATTTTGGGTTggaggggggctggagcctattctAGTGAGGGGTGGGATAAACCCTGGACAGATCACCAGTCGATCACAGGGTTATTCAGCTGATTTTAATCTCTGCAATTAACCTAACGTGTGTCTTTGGACTGAGGAAGCAAGCTGTTCACCCAGGAACAGGGAGAATATAAAAGATCCACACAAAAGGCCTCAGGTACTGACTGTTTTGAATGAAAGACCCTCTTTCTGTGACATGACAATGATGACTACTATATAAAAGCTACTGTCACATCACCCACTGGTTCTATTTGAACATTATGGGCATTACCATTTATGCTTTTTGGAGACAGAAGTGACAAAATTAGGTGCATTCATAGATCTATAATTAACCATGCAACCTGCTAATTAGTGCAGATACCCAGTCTCATTAAGTGAGCCATGCCTCTAATCACTTTAATACCTTTAATACCTTTTGCATAAGTCACAGTGCATTTTAAATGGGTGagccataaaaaaataaaaaataattcaaatatataataaatcaCCCTGTATATTTGTTATGACAGCAgataatatttatttgttgCTTGTTGATATTAGTTTATGAACACCTTAAATAAAGGGGAAATAAAAGTTCCTATACATAAATtaatctgtattttatttattaaaagaagAACTCAAAAGTGAACGACTGAAAAAAATATCATTATCATAAAATATATAGATTTGACAAAAGAACCTTCCACTTCTTGGGTGAGTGGAATAACTTTCACACAGCAAGGGGAGAAAGTCCATAAACAACAACTTTATCAAAGATTTAATTCTACTCACAAAAAGGTTTGTAATAGGAGGTGAAATCTCAAACATTCCTGGAAATATGAgaaacttttacagaatctgatAATACTGGATGATTCCTGTCCTAACCTGGGATAATCTTTGTGCTAACAGCATTTCATGCTGTCACCAAACCTTCTGACAAGGTCTGCAGTTATATGGTTTTACCCATGATGAGAAGGCTCATGAAAAACACcataatgaaaaaaatccaCATGAAGAAGCGGTCTAAAACTTTGGCCACCTTCTTCCACTCTCCAGTCCTTTTCTGTGTGGCCCTCTGATCTCTGTGGCAGTTGGCTATATACTCTATGTTACGCAAGAGCTGTCTTTCATTGCTTTGGTTGCTGCAGGAAacctctctgtcttttttctctccatCACTCACTCCCCCCTTCCTGCATCTCCTCCCCTCCCCTGAGTCACCACAGTCCAGGCTTGCAAAAATGCCATTCTTCCAAGAGCTGTAGTTGCTAGTAGGGTTCTTCCCTATTGAGCCTATAGGAGACAACATCTGATCaatgtcttctttttcttctgcggGCATAGATCCCACTATCTCTTGTCCTCTGTCCATTCTGAAGACACAGTCCTCTCTGCCTGGTCCCGCCTGACCATTCATGGTGCAGTTGGTGTTCTGTACAGGAGGAGGCTCCTGTTTCTCTGGCTGAGGTGACATGCAGTTCTCCCCAACTTCATAAACAAAGCACATTCTGGCCATGTACTGCAGAATGACTTTCTTGGCCCATTTGGGAACAGGCTTGGCATCAGGGCCACAGTGGTGTATGTTCATGACAAATATGGTCAGAGCAGTGGAGGCTGTAATCATCGTCATTGTTGCAATGTAATATTTTCCTGAGGAAGGAAATAAGATAAGAAAATCTATGAACAGATTTGTAGTGCATTACCATCACACATACTGGGATTTAATTCTTACCAATTAGTGGTACATTCTCAGAGGGGGGCATGATCTCTGCAACCAGTAACTGAAAGACAGTGAGTGCCAGCATCACTGTGACACCCAATGACACCTTCTCCCCAGAGTCAGCAGGAAGGTAGAAACCAAGTGGTGCCAGAAAAGAGATCATCACACATGGTATGAGCAGGTTGAAGACATAGAAGGATGCTTTCCTCTTAAGTTTCAGTGTGTAGGTCACATCTGGGTAAGGGTCAGCACAGCAACCATAAAGAACAATGCTCTTCTTAGCTGGCATACCAAGCACCTCCCACTCGACGTTTTCCACCAGGTCAGCCAGGTCAGCACTCTCCATTGCATTAAGGATGTCAAGCTGGTTACCGTTGTAGGTCCAGGAGCCGTAGGTGAACCGGCATTGCTGAGCATCAAAGGGGAAGAAAGACACATCCACTTTGCATGAGCTCTTGGTGATTGCTGGAGAATCCCACATTATCTGTCCATCATGTCGAATCACCACATTGGTGTCCATGGGACCAGTGAAATGATCATCTGcgctaaaaaacaaagaaatcattgCTGAAAAAACAATGTCCAACAACACTGTAAATTCATACCAGGAGCAAATTTTGGATAGGTCTTTTACAAAAACAGCTTTGATTAGTTTCAAACTGGAAAGGCACAAGTACTCTAGTTAAGGATCGTGTCTGTTTTTATAGCTTTTCAATAATATATATCAtgattatgtttaatgtttcagCATCCTTTAGTTTCAATGACACTTTTAAACCATGGCAGGCATCACTATATGGAATTACTTTACACCTACTTACCTAATACTTTCTTGCTCTTTCAATCACTTGTCTAAAATTctaaatttatgtttttgtttttaaggttACCTAGACTGTTGTATATGCTGCATTATTGGACTATTGTGTATTTCATATTGGGCAAAATGTCATGATACAGTATTGAATTTGTGAACTCTATGCCCATCCAACCTACCTGTTATAGAGAACTATATCAGGTCTCCATACATAACTACCCGGTATGCGGATGGTATCAAGGCCATCATAATCATCTTTATTCCATTTAAGGTGTGCATCAAACCACACTTGCCGTATCCATAAATATGCAGTTAGAATTTGGTTTCGCTCATCctgtaaaatattgagaaaGGTGATCATAAAAGGGGAATATTACAGTtgaaacagtaaaaataaaaaaataaaacaaaataaaatacaaaacagcatTACAGATATATGTGTATCTGCATGGATCAATTTCACTCATACAATTATGTGCACTGtgagagtttaccatgtcaatTATCTGGGAGAGTGTAACCTGTAGAGTTACATTCAGGATGGTGTTTGTGtcctctacaggcctcagtgcgCTAGTGTAGTTTGTGAACAAATCCTTTAGGAGTTTCTGAGCATATCTTCCATGAGCACACCAACAAGCTAGGGCAAGGAACAAAACAGTTTAAAGTTATGTTAACACAAAACGTGATGCATTTCAGTATTCATGTATTTCCATTTTAATCGAGAAAAATATGTGTTTGCTATTAAAGGCA
The genomic region above belongs to Oreochromis aureus strain Israel breed Guangdong linkage group 14, ZZ_aureus, whole genome shotgun sequence and contains:
- the LOC116335667 gene encoding olfactory receptor 52B2-like; the protein is MENQSFEFSSELTLDPFVIPPGGKYPIFFLGIFIYIFGISCNLTLLALIILNRNLHKPMYFILFSLPLNDLIGLSAMLPKVLSDIVTETHKIHHLLCVLQAFLLHMYGGGILFILAAMSFDRYVAICMPLRYSSVMTPRVTSCIIALVWGLDFVLIVSLFSLQTRLPRCKYAVLNVFCDNPSLLKLTCGNTTVNNIIGLFNTAVIQVVSISIQAYSYVKILITCVVTRKSEAKAKAVNTCVAQLVILVMFEVVGTFTILSHRFKNVSVDMQKIMGMLIFIVPPLLNPIVYGLYTKEIRSALLRVLKNRVSI
- the LOC116335668 gene encoding olfactory receptor 52N5-like; its protein translation is MEKNKTVSTDILEVQGFDISPESTYPLFFLLLFVYFTLLFSNIGVLVLIISQKSLHQPMYFLFCNLSVNDLIGNTVLLPQLMAHILATERFITYKQCVVQAFQSHTFGSASHMILLIGLTVRLSRCRSTIQNAYCDNASLFKLSCEDVSINNIYGLFFTVLLFTSSIASIAATYFRIALICWIKKNKDLNNRALQTCASHLVLYLIMLWSGFLTIILHRFPNYPDLRKIAYVLFHVVPANLNPIIYGMQTRSLRHKITEILKRKVTPS
- the chrna10a gene encoding neuronal acetylcholine receptor subunit alpha-10a isoform X2 yields the protein MDTNVVIRHDGQIMWDSPAITKSSCKVDVSFFPFDAQQCRFTYGSWTYNGNQLDILNAMESADLADLVENVEWEVLGMPAKKSIVLYGCCADPYPDVTYTLKLKRKASFYVFNLLIPCVMISFLAPLGFYLPADSGEKVSLGVTVMLALTVFQLLVAEIMPPSENVPLIGKYYIATMTMITASTALTIFVMNIHHCGPDAKPVPKWAKKVILQYMARMCFVYEVGENCMSPQPEKQEPPPVQNTNCTMNGQAGPGREDCVFRMDRGQEIVGSMPAEEKEDIDQMLSPIGSIGKNPTSNYSSWKNGIFASLDCGDSGEGRRCRKGGVSDGEKKDREVSCSNQSNERQLLRNIEYIANCHRDQRATQKRTGEWKKVAKVLDRFFMWIFFIMVFFMSLLIMGKTI
- the chrna10a gene encoding neuronal acetylcholine receptor subunit alpha-10a isoform X1; translation: MDERNQILTAYLWIRQVWFDAHLKWNKDDYDGLDTIRIPGSYVWRPDIVLYNSADDHFTGPMDTNVVIRHDGQIMWDSPAITKSSCKVDVSFFPFDAQQCRFTYGSWTYNGNQLDILNAMESADLADLVENVEWEVLGMPAKKSIVLYGCCADPYPDVTYTLKLKRKASFYVFNLLIPCVMISFLAPLGFYLPADSGEKVSLGVTVMLALTVFQLLVAEIMPPSENVPLIGKYYIATMTMITASTALTIFVMNIHHCGPDAKPVPKWAKKVILQYMARMCFVYEVGENCMSPQPEKQEPPPVQNTNCTMNGQAGPGREDCVFRMDRGQEIVGSMPAEEKEDIDQMLSPIGSIGKNPTSNYSSWKNGIFASLDCGDSGEGRRCRKGGVSDGEKKDREVSCSNQSNERQLLRNIEYIANCHRDQRATQKRTGEWKKVAKVLDRFFMWIFFIMVFFMSLLIMGKTI